In Leptodesmis sichuanensis A121, the following are encoded in one genomic region:
- the larC gene encoding nickel pincer cofactor biosynthesis protein LarC gives MVKVAYLDCPTGIAGDMCLGALIDLGVPLEYLIDQLGRLGIAQEYKLWTETVHRNSQRATKFHVDLVLNATEITHSDAFTTFDHEAHQGHVHSATEGVASNTLGHPHPAHSHSHSHSPHSSPHPHPPVRHLSDIEQLILNAQLPSRAEVWSLAVFRKLAEAEGAVHGVPPEQVHFHEVGATDALVDIIGTCLGLDWLGIDRLYCSALPTGGGSIRAAHGRLPVPTPAVLKLFEMGQVPIYSNGIEKELVTPTGAAIATTLATQFGSPPPMILHKVGLGAGSRDLSLPNILRLWIGAEQVAGGRHKTEGRRLEVEGWRSGGVGGDEEGGGEIQHSTFNIQNSTAPVQTPNSKLQTLTPPNPQSLIPNNPSTQTIAVLETQIDDLNPQAIAYVLEVLLEAGALDVFTQAIGMKKSRPGVLLTVICQPEDVARCEGILFRETTTLGIRRSLQERQTLPRELQSVETAYGPVRVKVAWAAGRDRPPTNVQPEYEDCAQLARSYNHPWREIQRAALASWYRQNGME, from the coding sequence ATGGTTAAAGTTGCCTATCTGGACTGCCCAACGGGAATTGCTGGAGATATGTGCCTGGGTGCCCTCATCGATTTGGGTGTTCCTCTAGAATATTTAATCGACCAGCTAGGACGGTTGGGAATCGCCCAGGAGTACAAACTGTGGACGGAAACAGTTCATCGCAACAGTCAGCGGGCCACCAAATTTCATGTCGATCTCGTCCTTAACGCTACAGAAATCACCCATTCCGATGCCTTCACGACTTTCGATCACGAAGCTCATCAAGGCCACGTCCATTCTGCTACAGAAGGGGTAGCTTCCAACACCCTTGGCCATCCCCACCCCGCTCATTCTCACTCTCATTCCCACTCTCCTCACTCCTCCCCCCACCCTCACCCTCCCGTCCGCCACCTCTCTGACATTGAGCAACTCATCCTCAACGCCCAACTCCCTTCACGGGCAGAAGTCTGGAGTCTGGCGGTATTTCGCAAGCTGGCTGAGGCCGAAGGTGCCGTTCATGGGGTGCCTCCGGAACAGGTTCACTTTCATGAAGTCGGTGCAACAGATGCCCTGGTAGACATTATTGGCACCTGCCTGGGCCTGGACTGGTTGGGAATCGATCGCCTCTACTGTTCAGCCTTGCCTACGGGGGGAGGCAGCATTCGGGCCGCACATGGCCGCTTACCCGTCCCTACACCTGCTGTGTTGAAACTGTTTGAAATGGGGCAGGTGCCGATTTACAGCAATGGGATTGAGAAAGAGCTAGTCACGCCTACGGGTGCCGCGATCGCCACCACCCTGGCTACCCAATTCGGCTCTCCCCCACCCATGATTCTGCACAAAGTCGGATTAGGAGCCGGAAGTCGGGATTTGTCCCTACCGAATATTTTGCGGCTGTGGATTGGGGCGGAGCAGGTAGCAGGAGGAAGGCACAAGACAGAAGGCAGAAGGTTGGAAGTGGAGGGGTGGAGAAGTGGAGGAGTGGGGGGAGACGAGGAAGGTGGGGGAGAAATTCAACATTCAACATTCAACATTCAAAACTCTACTGCCCCAGTCCAAACTCCAAACTCCAAACTCCAAACTCTCACTCCTCCTAATCCCCAATCCCTAATCCCTAATAATCCCTCCACTCAAACTATCGCTGTGCTGGAAACCCAAATTGACGATCTGAATCCGCAGGCGATCGCCTATGTGCTGGAAGTTCTCCTGGAAGCGGGGGCACTGGATGTGTTTACGCAGGCGATCGGCATGAAGAAGTCACGGCCTGGCGTGCTACTGACGGTGATTTGCCAGCCAGAGGACGTGGCCCGTTGTGAAGGAATTCTGTTTCGGGAAACGACGACGCTGGGCATTCGCCGATCGCTTCAGGAGCGCCAGACTTTGCCGCGTGAGTTGCAATCCGTGGAGACAGCGTATGGGCCAGTGCGGGTGAAGGTGGCCTGGGCAGCGGGGCGCGATCGGCCTCCTACGAATGTTCAGCCAGAATACGAGGACTGCGCTCAATTAGCCCGCTCCTACAATCACCCCTGGCGAGAGATCCAGCGGGCAGCGTTAGCAAGCTGGTATCGGCAAAATGGTATGGAGTGA
- the pyrE gene encoding orotate phosphoribosyltransferase, translating to MMTSLPLATVDLVTLRQKLLDLFCAVAYKEGDFVLSSGQRSTYYINGKQVTLHPEGGVAVGRMLLSLLPKETQAVAGLTLGADPMVTATSVVAAYEGRSLTALIVRKEAKGHGTQAYIEGPTLPPGTPVTVLEDVVTTGQSALKAVERLKAAGYVVNGVLALVDRQQGGAEVYQQAGIPFQAVFSIQDLQQRWAELH from the coding sequence ATGATGACTTCCTTACCGCTTGCCACCGTTGATCTCGTTACCCTCCGGCAGAAACTCCTGGATCTGTTTTGTGCAGTGGCTTATAAAGAAGGCGATTTTGTCCTCTCTTCGGGACAGCGAAGTACTTACTACATCAACGGCAAACAGGTGACGCTTCATCCTGAAGGGGGGGTAGCCGTGGGTCGGATGCTGCTATCCCTGTTGCCTAAAGAAACTCAGGCCGTGGCGGGATTGACTTTAGGAGCCGATCCAATGGTTACAGCTACCAGTGTCGTGGCCGCTTACGAAGGGCGATCGCTGACAGCCTTGATCGTTCGTAAAGAAGCCAAAGGCCATGGTACGCAGGCTTACATTGAAGGGCCAACCTTACCTCCCGGCACGCCAGTTACCGTATTGGAAGATGTCGTAACCACCGGACAATCTGCCCTGAAAGCGGTAGAACGGTTAAAGGCGGCAGGTTATGTCGTAAATGGAGTTCTGGCCCTGGTCGATCGCCAGCAGGGGGGAGCGGAAGTGTATCAACAGGCTGGAATTCCCTTCCAGGCCGTATTCTCTATCCAGGATCTGCAGCAGCGTTGGGCAGAACTGCACTAA
- a CDS encoding ribonuclease catalytic domain-containing protein yields the protein MEKGTLVEFRTNSENPAAEWLRHRRLAVLERPEGKKHWIAIDDRGQSHTLHPREITYEVEGSYKPAEIKGFIQQVEPYLDPSSLEVAWELLVEDGETVNPSEMALLLFSDQSPPLSYAAHWLLSEDKLYFKLKGNRYEPRSKTQVAELKHQMTMEAQRQREWQGFIDRLQQRLAGESVEWQAGDRPRLEALERFAVLGEEATHRAPALETLLHLKRPETPQAAFQLLVDLGLWDPHENLFLRRSQIPIQFPPKVLEVVQNRLASPPADLHPDRLDLTHLKVYTIDDESTCEIDDGLSLEYLPDGKQRLWVHIADPTRWVLPGDELDLEARRRSTTVYLPTGMVPMFPSELATGPMSLRQGQICCALSFGIILDETGAIADYSIHTSHIKATYRLTYEDVDEMLELGGVQGESELEAIAEWAKLRQQWRQSQGAISINMPESSIKVKDGEITIDVLHNSLARQVVAEMMILAGEAAARYGQTHNIPIPFRNQPQPELPSEEELLLLPAGPVRSCAIRRCMPRSEMSITPARHASLGLETYTQVTSPIRRYSDLLAHFQIKAHLRGAPLPFSAEEMQELTLSVSTTVQEAVLVERQTNRYWGLEFLRRSPNEIWHALMLRWLREQDNLGLVLLEDLGLELAMRFTRSVYPGDHLQLRVSHADPRQDIIHFEEVTA from the coding sequence ATGGAGAAGGGAACCCTTGTCGAATTTAGAACCAACAGCGAGAATCCTGCGGCAGAGTGGCTTCGTCACCGTCGCCTTGCTGTTTTAGAGCGTCCAGAGGGCAAAAAGCACTGGATTGCCATAGACGATCGCGGCCAATCTCATACCCTGCATCCTCGCGAAATTACTTATGAGGTGGAGGGTTCCTACAAGCCTGCCGAGATTAAGGGGTTTATCCAGCAGGTGGAGCCTTATCTGGATCCATCCAGCCTGGAAGTCGCCTGGGAATTGCTGGTGGAAGACGGGGAAACTGTCAATCCATCGGAAATGGCGCTGTTGCTGTTCTCCGATCAAAGTCCACCCCTCAGTTACGCCGCTCATTGGCTCCTCTCTGAAGACAAGCTGTACTTCAAGCTGAAGGGAAACCGGTACGAACCTCGCTCTAAAACTCAGGTGGCCGAACTGAAGCACCAGATGACGATGGAGGCTCAGCGGCAACGGGAGTGGCAGGGCTTTATCGATCGTCTGCAGCAGCGATTAGCAGGAGAATCGGTAGAGTGGCAGGCGGGCGATCGGCCTCGCTTAGAAGCCTTAGAACGGTTTGCCGTATTGGGTGAGGAGGCAACCCACCGGGCACCCGCCCTGGAAACCCTGTTACACTTGAAACGACCTGAAACGCCGCAAGCTGCTTTTCAACTTCTGGTTGATCTGGGCCTCTGGGATCCCCATGAGAATTTATTTTTGCGTCGCAGTCAAATTCCGATTCAATTTCCACCAAAGGTATTGGAAGTGGTGCAAAACCGCTTAGCTTCTCCCCCTGCTGATCTGCATCCCGATCGCCTGGACCTGACTCACCTCAAGGTCTATACGATCGATGATGAAAGTACGTGCGAAATTGATGATGGTCTCAGCCTGGAATATTTACCAGACGGCAAACAACGGTTGTGGGTTCATATTGCGGATCCCACTCGCTGGGTATTGCCAGGAGATGAACTGGATTTAGAAGCCCGTCGCCGCAGTACAACGGTTTACCTGCCGACGGGTATGGTTCCCATGTTCCCCTCAGAACTGGCAACTGGCCCCATGAGTCTGAGACAGGGACAGATCTGTTGCGCTCTCAGCTTTGGCATCATTCTGGATGAAACGGGAGCGATCGCCGACTATTCGATTCATACCAGCCACATTAAAGCCACCTACCGCCTCACCTACGAGGATGTGGATGAGATGCTGGAATTGGGAGGCGTGCAGGGAGAATCGGAACTGGAAGCGATCGCGGAATGGGCTAAACTGCGGCAACAGTGGCGGCAGTCCCAGGGTGCGATCAGCATCAATATGCCGGAATCCTCGATTAAGGTGAAAGACGGCGAGATTACCATTGATGTGCTGCACAATTCCCTGGCTCGCCAAGTAGTTGCAGAAATGATGATTCTGGCGGGAGAAGCCGCAGCCCGGTATGGCCAAACCCATAACATCCCCATTCCATTCCGCAATCAGCCCCAGCCCGAATTGCCGTCGGAAGAAGAATTGTTGTTGCTTCCGGCAGGCCCGGTACGATCGTGTGCGATTCGTCGTTGTATGCCCCGCAGCGAGATGAGCATTACCCCAGCCCGTCACGCCAGTTTGGGGCTGGAAACCTATACTCAGGTGACTTCTCCGATTCGTCGTTACAGTGACCTGTTGGCTCACTTCCAGATCAAAGCCCATTTGCGGGGTGCACCTTTGCCCTTCTCAGCAGAGGAAATGCAGGAGTTAACCTTAAGCGTCAGCACTACCGTTCAGGAAGCAGTGCTAGTAGAGCGGCAAACCAACCGTTATTGGGGACTGGAGTTTCTGCGGCGATCGCCCAACGAGATCTGGCACGCTTTAATGTTGCGCTGGCTGCGAGAACAGGACAACCTGGGCCTGGTATTGCTGGAAGATTTGGGGCTGGAATTGGCCATGCGGTTTACTCGCTCGGTCTACCCTGGCGACCACCTGCAACTGCGAGTGAGCCACGCCGATCCCCGACAAGACATTATTCACTTTGAAGAAGTTACGGCTTGA
- the rpsR gene encoding 30S ribosomal protein S18, translated as MTYLRRRVSPIKPDEPIDYKDVDLLRKFITERGKILPRRITGLTAKQQRDLTQAIKRARILALLPFINKEG; from the coding sequence ATGACCTATCTTCGTCGCCGCGTATCTCCGATCAAGCCTGATGAACCGATCGACTACAAAGATGTCGATCTGCTGCGTAAGTTTATTACCGAGCGGGGAAAGATTTTGCCTCGCCGGATTACGGGATTAACCGCTAAACAACAACGGGATCTGACCCAGGCGATTAAGCGGGCACGTATTCTGGCTCTATTACCCTTCATCAACAAAGAAGGTTAA
- the rpmG gene encoding 50S ribosomal protein L33 — MAKAKDVRIIVTLECTECRTNPDKRSPGVSRYTTKKNRRNTTARLELKKFCPHCNKHTLHKEIK; from the coding sequence ATGGCTAAGGCTAAAGATGTTCGTATTATTGTCACACTCGAATGTACCGAGTGTCGCACCAACCCCGACAAGCGTTCTCCAGGGGTTTCCCGGTACACCACCAAAAAGAATCGGCGGAACACCACTGCCCGGTTAGAACTGAAAAAGTTCTGTCCTCACTGCAACAAACACACCCTGCATAAAGAAATTAAGTGA
- a CDS encoding molybdopterin molybdotransferase MoeA, with amino-acid sequence MIPVSEAEQRILSLVQPLDRDRDTEQVPLLNAAGRVLAEPVISSLDFPHWDNSAMDGYAVRYADVQNCAPDRPVTLTIVEEIPAGYQPQKVVQSGQAARILTGSMLPAGADTVVMQEDTQRQGDRVTILTDPQPQAFVRQRGSYYQAGTPLLPAGYNLQATEIAVLAAAQQASVKVYRRPRVAILSTGSELVDLDRPLQPGQLVDSNQYALATLVAQAGAEPVPMGIVPDDPEMLRKAIAQAIATADLVLSSGGVSVGDYDYVDQILAELGADIHIRSVAIKPGKPLTVATFPTPPITPSPHHPISSPLLPSPTLYFGLPGNPASALVCCWRFVQPALKKLSGLPEPWKVSYVNAITVQPLNSDRKREAYVWGQLQLVNGSYQFKPAGGSHSSGNLINLIGTNGLAVIPAGEAAIAPGELIHVLPIP; translated from the coding sequence ATGATTCCGGTCAGCGAAGCGGAACAACGAATTCTCAGCCTGGTACAGCCTCTGGATCGCGATCGCGATACGGAACAGGTGCCCTTGCTGAACGCTGCAGGCCGCGTTCTCGCAGAACCTGTGATCAGTTCTCTGGACTTTCCTCACTGGGATAATTCAGCCATGGATGGTTATGCCGTTCGCTACGCTGATGTGCAGAACTGTGCTCCCGATCGCCCTGTGACATTAACGATCGTTGAAGAAATTCCTGCCGGATACCAACCGCAAAAAGTTGTGCAATCTGGGCAGGCAGCCCGAATTCTCACAGGTTCCATGCTTCCCGCTGGGGCGGATACGGTGGTGATGCAGGAAGACACCCAGCGGCAGGGCGATCGGGTGACAATTCTGACAGATCCTCAACCGCAAGCCTTTGTCCGCCAGCGGGGCAGTTATTATCAGGCCGGAACTCCTCTGCTCCCTGCTGGATACAACTTGCAGGCAACCGAAATTGCAGTTCTAGCCGCTGCTCAACAAGCCAGCGTGAAGGTTTATCGTCGTCCTCGCGTGGCCATTCTGTCTACTGGCAGTGAGTTGGTTGACCTCGATCGTCCCCTGCAACCTGGCCAACTGGTGGACTCCAACCAATATGCCCTCGCCACTCTAGTTGCCCAGGCTGGAGCAGAACCTGTACCAATGGGCATTGTTCCGGACGACCCGGAGATGTTGCGGAAGGCGATCGCCCAGGCCATTGCCACTGCCGATCTGGTTCTCTCCTCTGGTGGAGTCTCTGTTGGTGACTACGACTATGTAGATCAGATTCTGGCTGAACTGGGCGCAGACATTCACATCCGTTCTGTTGCCATCAAACCGGGCAAACCTCTCACCGTCGCCACTTTTCCTACCCCCCCCATCACCCCATCTCCTCATCACCCCATCTCCTCTCCCCTCCTCCCCTCCCCCACCCTCTACTTCGGACTCCCTGGCAATCCCGCCTCTGCCCTCGTCTGCTGCTGGCGTTTTGTGCAACCCGCCTTGAAAAAACTATCCGGCTTACCTGAACCATGGAAAGTGAGCTACGTCAACGCCATCACAGTTCAGCCGCTAAACTCCGATCGCAAACGAGAAGCCTATGTATGGGGTCAGCTACAACTCGTGAATGGTTCCTATCAATTTAAACCCGCTGGTGGTAGCCATAGCTCTGGCAATTTGATTAATTTAATCGGCACGAATGGATTAGCTGTCATCCCTGCGGGCGAAGCCGCGATCGCCCCCGGAGAACTCATTCACGTCCTACCTATTCCCTAA
- a CDS encoding class I SAM-dependent methyltransferase, whose amino-acid sequence MLSSFSVIVPVLNKEKEIIRTLESVEDSIQYFFQHYDGEHPVTAEIVVVNEASSDRTLERILEFAQDKPYCKVVNHGRRVGAGAARNTGVKISQGEVLFFCDGDDLYFKRHIYLCFQLLNHNPTVGTKTSLTLPTDQGSQVIDLPNQPVGVIRTGVFMKEAIHPFWKGAIENTLPQNLCIRRECHEFIEGFPEAAIPYHQTGCEDISYVLWLAKFFKVLKVNLETVEYVRYPGNNFDKQLKKFQTSPEQYQDDTPADIQELHKIRHKIEQDKLAYLVEKLGHIEKTRNFVSLLNWQQLGGEFLAQNKLQEAIALLEPGVELEPTNSAAKTLLAAAYNNLGSTLQGQGKPDAAMPYFQQAIALNPTLAHSDLARIHLNLVAALRDQKQYSQAYAEVQKVLQLDPTLVEAQTEAVKLKYYVEVIHKGYQFSQDWFSINLPIWEHYLQRLANQPELMAVEIGSWEGRSTCWLLDHILTHPTAQITCIDTFTGGAEHQALWQGSFLQTIEQRFDFNVAQTGTPEKVKKIVGKSQIALRSLPLNSYHLAYIDGSHIASDVLEDALLTWGLIKVGGIIIFDDYQYVFPPEVTEAPPKTAIDAFLTTFSKKIVVIHQGYQVLVEKIVP is encoded by the coding sequence ATGCTTTCCTCATTTTCTGTGATCGTGCCAGTTCTGAATAAGGAGAAGGAAATCATCCGCACTTTGGAAAGTGTGGAAGATAGTATTCAGTACTTTTTTCAGCACTATGATGGAGAGCATCCTGTCACTGCAGAAATTGTGGTTGTCAATGAGGCATCCAGCGATCGCACCCTGGAACGAATTCTAGAATTTGCCCAGGATAAGCCTTATTGCAAAGTTGTCAATCATGGAAGACGAGTGGGAGCAGGGGCAGCTAGAAATACCGGAGTCAAAATCTCTCAAGGAGAAGTTTTATTTTTCTGTGATGGAGATGATTTGTACTTTAAGAGACACATTTATCTCTGCTTTCAACTTCTCAACCACAATCCAACAGTGGGCACAAAAACCTCATTGACTCTGCCAACCGATCAGGGGTCGCAGGTCATTGATTTACCCAATCAGCCTGTGGGAGTGATTCGGACTGGAGTATTTATGAAAGAGGCGATTCATCCTTTTTGGAAAGGAGCGATCGAAAACACTCTGCCACAAAACCTTTGTATCCGTCGGGAGTGTCATGAATTTATCGAAGGATTTCCTGAAGCAGCAATTCCGTATCATCAAACTGGCTGTGAAGATATTAGTTATGTTCTATGGCTGGCCAAATTCTTTAAGGTCTTGAAAGTGAATCTGGAAACGGTTGAATACGTCCGTTACCCAGGCAATAATTTTGACAAGCAACTGAAGAAATTTCAAACATCACCTGAGCAATATCAGGATGATACCCCTGCTGATATTCAGGAGTTACATAAAATCCGACACAAAATTGAACAGGATAAATTGGCTTATTTAGTAGAAAAGCTAGGACACATTGAGAAGACAAGAAACTTTGTATCCCTATTGAACTGGCAGCAACTTGGGGGCGAGTTTTTAGCTCAAAACAAGTTGCAAGAGGCGATTGCATTACTGGAACCAGGCGTGGAACTGGAACCAACCAATTCCGCAGCTAAGACACTGCTAGCGGCGGCTTACAATAACCTGGGTTCCACCTTACAAGGGCAGGGAAAACCAGATGCAGCCATGCCTTATTTCCAACAGGCGATCGCGCTCAATCCAACTCTTGCCCATAGCGATTTAGCTAGAATTCACTTGAATTTAGTCGCAGCCCTACGAGATCAAAAACAGTACAGCCAGGCCTACGCTGAGGTTCAAAAAGTTCTGCAACTGGATCCAACGCTTGTAGAGGCACAAACTGAAGCGGTTAAGCTCAAATATTACGTGGAAGTGATTCACAAAGGCTATCAGTTTTCCCAAGATTGGTTCAGTATTAACCTGCCCATTTGGGAACATTACTTACAGCGGTTGGCCAATCAACCTGAATTGATGGCAGTGGAAATTGGCAGTTGGGAAGGTCGCTCAACTTGCTGGCTGCTTGACCATATTTTGACCCATCCCACTGCCCAAATTACCTGTATCGATACCTTTACTGGTGGAGCAGAACACCAGGCTTTATGGCAGGGCAGCTTTTTGCAAACAATTGAGCAAAGATTTGATTTCAATGTGGCTCAAACGGGTACTCCGGAAAAGGTGAAAAAGATTGTCGGTAAATCTCAAATTGCCCTACGATCGTTGCCACTTAATTCCTATCATCTGGCTTATATTGATGGCTCCCACATTGCCAGTGATGTCCTGGAGGATGCTTTATTGACCTGGGGATTGATCAAGGTAGGAGGCATCATTATTTTTGATGATTATCAATATGTATTTCCGCCAGAAGTGACCGAAGCTCCTCCAAAAACTGCGATCGATGCCTTCCTAACTACCTTCAGTAAAAAGATTGTTGTGATTCATCAGGGCTATCAAGTTTTGGTGGAAAAGATCGTGCCCTGA
- a CDS encoding thioredoxin family protein produces MALTASTMLELGTPAPDFALVDVVSGQTISLATFADQPALLVMFICRHCPFVKHVQNELAALGRDYQGRGLGIVAISANDVVNYPEDAPEKLKDMANTLGFTFPFCYDETQETAKAYTAACTPDFFLFNHDRHLVYRGQLDDSRPSNGLPVTGADLRAAIEATLTNQPISPDQKPSIGCNIKWKPGR; encoded by the coding sequence ATGGCACTGACGGCTTCAACCATGCTGGAATTGGGTACCCCTGCCCCTGATTTTGCCCTGGTGGATGTGGTGTCTGGACAAACGATTTCCCTGGCAACTTTCGCTGATCAACCTGCTCTGCTCGTTATGTTCATCTGTCGGCATTGTCCCTTTGTCAAGCATGTGCAGAATGAACTGGCCGCCCTCGGTAGGGATTATCAGGGCAGAGGACTGGGAATTGTAGCAATTAGTGCGAACGATGTTGTCAATTACCCGGAAGATGCACCTGAAAAACTCAAGGACATGGCAAATACCCTGGGCTTCACCTTTCCCTTCTGCTATGACGAAACCCAGGAAACTGCAAAAGCCTATACAGCCGCCTGTACTCCAGATTTTTTCCTGTTTAATCACGATCGCCATCTGGTCTACCGAGGACAACTGGACGATAGCCGCCCCAGTAATGGACTGCCAGTAACAGGAGCCGATTTGAGAGCGGCGATCGAGGCCACCTTAACCAACCAACCCATCTCTCCCGATCAGAAGCCCAGCATTGGCTGCAATATCAAATGGAAACCAGGGAGATGA
- a CDS encoding PEP-CTERM sorting domain-containing protein, with product MKFSPLSVVLGLTTATVVSTVVMPAPAKAATFQLASGVTSVFLDLPTLESVGLTLTGANDTVPPVSSAYLVGFPITPATDFKFSFDQTGFAPVSGTIEHIGSVTFNDVLKLGNFSIGFDPGRVSAIASGFFVKDTITTGAILFDVAAPSSLSFDDKTLKLDLVANLLVSPELAGVLENPALIGAEIGAASINGEAVPEPTTILGALAAGGLITAARRRQAAKG from the coding sequence ATGAAATTCAGTCCGCTTTCTGTCGTCCTGGGTTTAACGACCGCGACCGTAGTTTCTACGGTGGTCATGCCTGCGCCAGCAAAGGCTGCAACCTTTCAACTGGCTTCAGGAGTTACCAGTGTGTTTCTTGACTTGCCAACCCTGGAGAGTGTCGGGCTGACCTTAACGGGAGCTAATGATACCGTTCCTCCGGTATCCAGCGCTTATCTGGTTGGGTTTCCCATTACTCCAGCTACGGATTTCAAGTTCAGTTTTGATCAAACAGGATTTGCCCCTGTGAGTGGCACGATCGAGCATATTGGCTCCGTCACCTTTAACGATGTGCTGAAACTGGGCAACTTCTCGATCGGATTTGATCCAGGTCGAGTTAGCGCGATCGCTAGCGGCTTCTTTGTCAAGGACACCATCACTACAGGAGCGATTCTGTTTGATGTGGCCGCTCCCAGCAGCCTGTCCTTTGATGACAAAACGTTGAAGCTGGATCTGGTGGCCAATCTGCTGGTTTCCCCAGAACTGGCTGGAGTGCTGGAAAATCCTGCACTGATTGGGGCCGAAATTGGTGCTGCCAGCATTAACGGTGAGGCCGTTCCTGAACCTACCACCATTCTGGGTGCACTGGCAGCGGGGGGCCTGATTACCGCAGCTCGTCGTCGCCAGGCAGCGAAAGGGTAG
- a CDS encoding SWIM zinc finger family protein, translating into MAKESLPRLTQAQIRELATEQSFERGELYYRQGAIFNAMRQGLELRADCQGSTIYHVQAKLNQQGLESSRCTCPYDWGGLCKHQVALLLTYIHDPQQFQVIPPMSELLAAHSREDLVALIGRMIQRHPELLYLVELSAPHPANQPMEMSTYRRKAQQALRREDPEEIAEGLQGLMEAAKHLLERGDWLNAGALYHLLLEELTVSYDYEMFEIDYDGDVACITQDAIAGLNQCLSKAQDLDAQVRRDWLTALFEAELKDLELGGIDFAAGASEALLAWATDEDWEWLEPQIRDAIAKHDRWAKEQLVNLLAQRQQQSGRGQAASDLIHELGTPEQRAFLLVEEGKFEDAIAIAEESFSHLPGLVTQFADALLKANRSDLALQWISQQQTQNPRYGYKDWLSQFHRTHGHPELALTMDYEEFQAHPSFPRYLELRKFAQSLGAWDELHSKIIQQLEQSKQTSLLIDIAVEEGEGDRAWQLLRSDPRSQFTRAEVVAKAIEATHPQDAIALYNQLANRFIEQRNRGAYQSAASYLKRVKALHEATQTQEDWRSTIQQIRTKYARLPALQDELNRAGL; encoded by the coding sequence ATGGCTAAGGAATCCCTGCCTCGTCTAACTCAAGCACAAATTCGGGAACTGGCTACAGAGCAAAGTTTTGAACGGGGCGAACTCTACTATCGTCAAGGAGCCATTTTTAACGCCATGCGACAGGGACTGGAACTGCGAGCCGATTGCCAGGGTTCCACCATCTATCATGTGCAGGCCAAACTGAATCAGCAGGGATTAGAGTCCTCCCGGTGTACCTGCCCCTATGACTGGGGCGGACTGTGCAAACATCAAGTAGCCTTACTGCTCACCTACATCCACGATCCGCAACAGTTTCAGGTGATACCGCCGATGAGCGAGCTGTTGGCGGCTCATAGTCGAGAGGATTTAGTAGCACTGATTGGGCGCATGATTCAGCGACATCCAGAGTTGCTATATCTGGTGGAATTGTCCGCCCCCCATCCGGCTAATCAACCGATGGAGATGTCAACCTATCGGCGCAAAGCCCAACAAGCTTTAAGACGGGAGGATCCAGAAGAAATTGCCGAAGGGCTGCAGGGGCTTATGGAAGCAGCTAAACACCTGCTGGAACGGGGAGATTGGTTGAATGCTGGGGCGCTATATCACCTGTTGTTGGAGGAACTGACAGTATCCTATGACTACGAAATGTTTGAAATTGACTATGACGGTGATGTCGCTTGTATTACTCAGGATGCCATTGCAGGATTGAATCAGTGTTTGAGCAAAGCCCAGGATCTGGATGCGCAGGTTCGCAGAGACTGGCTAACAGCCCTGTTCGAGGCAGAGTTAAAAGATCTGGAATTGGGTGGCATTGACTTTGCAGCGGGAGCTAGCGAGGCATTATTAGCGTGGGCAACGGATGAGGACTGGGAATGGTTGGAACCCCAAATTCGGGATGCGATCGCCAAGCACGATCGCTGGGCGAAGGAACAACTGGTCAACTTGCTGGCTCAACGACAGCAGCAATCAGGTAGGGGGCAAGCCGCCAGCGATCTGATCCACGAGTTGGGAACGCCAGAACAGCGGGCCTTTTTGTTGGTAGAAGAAGGCAAGTTTGAGGACGCGATCGCGATCGCCGAAGAAAGCTTCAGCCACTTGCCTGGATTAGTCACTCAGTTCGCCGACGCACTGCTGAAGGCGAACCGCTCAGATCTGGCGTTGCAATGGATCAGCCAGCAACAAACCCAGAATCCTCGTTACGGATATAAGGACTGGCTCTCTCAATTTCACCGTACTCACGGTCATCCTGAATTAGCCTTAACGATGGACTACGAAGAGTTTCAGGCGCATCCTTCCTTTCCGCGTTATTTGGAACTGCGAAAGTTCGCTCAAAGCCTGGGTGCCTGGGACGAGTTGCACAGCAAAATTATCCAGCAACTGGAACAGTCCAAACAGACCAGTCTATTGATCGACATTGCTGTGGAAGAAGGGGAGGGCGATCGCGCCTGGCAACTCCTGCGTTCTGATCCGAGATCTCAATTCACCCGCGCGGAAGTAGTGGCGAAAGCGATCGAAGCGACTCATCCCCAGGATGCGATCGCGCTATACAACCAGTTAGCCAACCGTTTCATCGAACAACGAAATCGGGGAGCCTATCAATCGGCGGCAAGCTATTTGAAGCGAGTGAAAGCCTTACACGAAGCCACCCAAACTCAAGAGGATTGGCGATCGACGATTCAACAAATTCGTACCAAATACGCTCGACTGCCTGCTTTGCAGGATGAGTTGAACAGGGCAGGGCTTTAA